The following is a genomic window from Streptomyces sp. BHT-5-2.
GGGCTTCCGTTGGTGGACGTCGAGACCGTGCTCGACGGGCCCGAGGAAGCGGCCCGGGACGTGCTCCGGGCTCACCTGGAGCGGACCCGGCGGACGGCGGACGAGGCACGAGCCGTGGTGGAGGGCCTGCTGCGCGAGGCGTCCGGGCGGCCGGTGGAGCACGGCGCCACGGCGCGGGCGCGCGTGGGCGGGCCGGAACTCGCCAGTGCGGTGCGGCAGGTGGGCCCCGCGGCGGCCGGCGCCATGGCCCGGGAGTTCCCGGTGCTGGGGTGCGTACTGCTCGAACTCACCGAGGGGAAAGTGCGGTTGGTGGCCACCGACCGCTATCGGCTGGCGGTGCGGGTGCTGCGGCCGGAGGTCTTCGAGGGCGGTCCGCGGCGGGCGCTGATCTCGGCGGACGCCGCGCGCCGGATGGCCGAGTGGGCGGTGCGGCAGCCGGCGGTCGAGGTCGAGTGGGGTGCCGCGGCCGATGCTTCGGGGGCCATCAGGGTGCGGCTGCGGAGCGGGGCCGACCGCCGGGACGCCGAGGGTGTGGGCGTGGTTGTGGGCGAGCCGGGGGAGTTCCCGGACTACCAGCTGATGCTGACCGGGCTTGCCGACACACGGCGGCGGGTGATCGTGGACCGTGTCGCGCTGCGGGACGCGGTGACGGATCGGGGCGGGGCGGTGGTGTCCCTGGCGATCCCGGCGGAAGCGGAGGACGCTGCGGCTGCCTCGGATGCATCGCTGGAGGTGTCGGGCGGGGAGGCGGCGCCGGTCCGCCTGCGGGCGGTCCGTACCGGGCCCGGGCTGCGGATCGCCTTCGACCCGGCGGTCCTGGTGCCGGCGCTGGAGGCCGGAGTGGGCCCCGATGTGCTTCTGGAGATCGCGGCGCCGGACCAGCCGGTCGTCGTGCGCTCCGCGGACCAGGGGAGTTTCACCACGGTGGTGATGCCGGTGCGGGGCTCCTGAGCGGACGGTGGCGGTGCGCCGGCGGAACGGCGGTACGGCGCGGACGCGGCGATGGGGACGAGGACGGGGACGAGCATCGGGGACAGGGACGGTACGGGCCCGGACGACGGGCGCAGCCGGGAGTCGAGAGAGGAAGCGGGCGGATGGATCCGGAGCTGCCGGTGGTGCGGCTGTGTGTGGCGGGCATGCAGGCCGAGGCGGAGGGGCGTGCCGATGAGGCGAGGGCGCTCTTCCAGCAGTCGTGGGACGGCGCCCGCGACGACTACGAGGCGTGTATTGCCGCGCACTACCTCGCACGTCAGCAGGACTCGCCGGAGGAGACGCTGCGCTGGAACCAGGAGTGCCTGGATCGCGCCGACCTCGTCGGGGATGAGCGGGTGCGGGACTTCTATCCCTCGCTGTATGTGAACTTGGGGAACGCCTATCGCGAGCTGGGTCAACTCGCCTCAGCCCACCGGTACTTCGAGCTGGCGGCCGAGCGGGCGGCCGACGCGTCCGACGGCCAGTACGGCGACTGGAACCGGTTCGCGATTGCGGAGGGGCTGCGGAACACCGCGGTCGCGGCGGCTGCCGGCAGGGATGGGGAAGCCGCCGTACGAGGGGACATCGGCGAGGGTGTCGAGCGGCCGGTCCGGGAACTGTTCGGACGGTGGTGCGAGCGGGGCGACCTCAAGGCGCTGGGGCTGACGCTTCCCGCGTATCTGGGCTGTCTGGGGACGGACGAGGACCGGCTGCGTCTGCGGAGTGCGCTGCACATGGTGCATGCGGCGCGCTGGCTTCCCGCGGAGGAACAGAGCCTGCTGGAGCAGGCGTTGGGGGCGGCTGCCGTGTGGTGACGCCGCAGGGCGTCGGATGTTTCACGTGAAACGGCGGTGAGGCGGCCGGGTGCCGTGGTTTCACGTGAAACGGTCGGGCTGATGGCGGCACCGTCGTTCGGCGTTCTGTGTTCCGCGTTCTGTGTTCGGCGTTTCACGTGAAACGTGGAGGCGTCGGAGCCGGCGGTCGGGGCAGGATGGCGGCGCGGTGGGCGGTTGCTCGCCGTCGGCTCGGCCGGCCGGGCCGGTTCCGCCGGGTGGGAAGTCTCGTTGAGGAGCGTCATGACGGTCGTGGAGTCCGCGCAGTCGCAGCAGCCCGAGTCGCGCCAGGGCGGGGCGCACGAGGCGGTCCCGCGTGGCGGGGCAGTGGTCGATTCGGCTGAGGCGTATGCCGAGTTGATGCCGCAGACGCGGCGAGCGCTGCTGCGTCGATTGGCGGTCGCACAGGCCGAGGGGCGGGCGCCGTCGATGATGGGCGCGGTGGTCCGTGGCGGCCGGGTGGTCTGGACGGGGGCCCGGGGCGGGGTGGACGGTGAGGTGCCGCACGGCGATGTGCAGTACCGGGTCGGCTCGCTGACCAAGAACTTCGTGGCTGTGCTGGTGCTGCGGCTGCGGGACGAGGGACTGCTGCGGCTGGACGATCCCATCGGGAAGCATCTGAAGGACGTCCCGGTCCCCGAGGCGACCGTTCATCAACTTCTCTCCCACAGTGCCGGGTTGGCAGCGGAGTCCCGGGGCCCGTGGTGGGAACGGACCGACGGCACGCTGCGGCCCGAACCGGCCGATCTGTTCGGTGAGCGGCCGCGGCTGCACCCGGCGGGTCGGCGGCATCACTACTCCAACCCCGGCTTCGCGGTGCTCGGGGCGCTGGTGGAGCGGCTGCGGGACGGGCTGGCTTGGGGCGAGGTGCTTCGGCGCGAGGTGCTGGAGCCGCTGGGGATGGCTCGTACGACGCTCCGGCCGCAGACGCCGCATGCGGAGGGCTGGGCGGTGCATCCCTGGGCCGATGTGGTGTTGCCGGAGCCGGCGCACGACACCGGTCTGATGGGTCCGGCGGGGCAGCTGTGGTCCACGACGGAGGACCTGTGCCGGTGGGCGGCGTTCCTGTTGCGGGGCGACGAGCGGGTGTTGAGCGCGGAGAGCCTGGCCGAGATGAGGACGCCCGCCGTGCCGCCGGAGGGCGACGGCTGGGACGCGGGCTATGGCCTCGGCACTCAGCTCATCTGGCGGAACGGGCGCCGACTGGCCGGGCACACCGGGTCGATGCCGGGATTCCTGGCGGTGCTGTGGGTCGATCCGCAGGAGGACACCGCAGCGCTCGCGCTGGCCAACTGCACCTCGGGCGTCCCGATCGCCACGGTCGGCGCCGACTTCCTGAAGATCGTCGCCTCGCACGAACCGCGGATCCCGGAGCCGTGGCGGCCGCTCCCTGGTGCGGTGGACGAGGAGCTGCTGGCCCTGACCGGCCCCTGGTACTGGGGCGCGAACCCGTTCGCGCTGCGGCTGACGGGGGCCCGTGGACTGGAGCTGGTCACGCTGTCCGGCGGCGGGCGGACCTCGCGCTTCCGGGCCGAAACCGACGGCACCTGGACCGGGCTGGACGGCTACTACGCCGGCGAGACACTGCGGGTGGGGCGGGCGCCGGACGGCACGGCCACCCACCTCGACCTGGGGACCTTCGTCTTCACCCGGGGGCCGTACGAGCCTTCCGAGCCGGTGCCGGGCGGCGTGGATCCTGAGGGCTGGCGGGGAGTCTGATCCGGGGGAGCGGCGCGGGGCCGAGCGCCGGTCCCCCGTCGTGGGGCGGCCGAGGCCCGTCCGGCAGGGGCTTCCGGCGCGGACGTACAGTCGAGCGAGATGCCAGGAGCCGCCGCAGTGCGCGGCTCGCTACCGCTGGAAGGCCACCGTGACTGCCAACGCCGACACCCCGGTTCTGCTCGATCTGCCTCCGCTCGACGCCGCCCGTTTCGCCCGGATCGAGGACAAGGTCGCGGCGCTGATGCGCACCCGCTGCGATGTCGTGACGATGCAGGGCGAGGCGCTGCTTCCGCTGGAGGCGTGCATCCGCTCGGCAGTGCGGCCCGGCAGCACCGCCCTCAACATCATCACCGGCCCCTACGGCGAGACGTTCGGCGGCTGGCTGCGCTCCTGTGGTGCCGAGGTGGTCACCATCAGCGCGCCCTTCACCGGTGCGGTCACCCCCGAGCAGGTGGCCGACGCCCTGCGTGAGCACCCAGAGATCGACTTCGTGAGCCTGGTGCACGCCGAGGCGGCGACCGGCAACACCAACCCCGTCGCCGAGATCGGTGCCGTGGTGCGTGAGCACGGGGCGCTGCTGATGCTCGACGCGGTCGCCTCGGTGGGCGCCGAGCCGCTGCTCACCGACGGGTGGGGTGTGGACCTCTGCGTCATCGGCGGTCAGAAGGCGCTGGCCGGCCCGGCCGGGGTCTCGGTGGTGTCGGTCAGCGCCCGCGCCTGGGAGCGGATCGCGGCCAACGAGCAGGCGCCGCGCCGCTCTTACCTCTCGTTGCTGGACTGGAAGGAGCGCTGGATCGACGCCGGGCGCACCGCCCTGCCGCACGCCCCGGCGCAGCTGGAGATGCTGGCGCTGGAGCAGGCCGTGGACCGGATCGAGGTGGAGGGGCTGGACGTGGTCATCGCCCGCCACCGCGCGGCCGCCGCGGCCGTCCGGGCGGGCGTCGCGGCGCTCGGCGGGCCGGTGCCGTATGTGGTCCGGGACAGGCATGCGGCACCGGCCGCTACCACGCTGCGCACGCCGGCGGGGGTGGACGCCCGTGAGGTGGTGTCCGCCGCACTCGCCGCCGACGGCGCTGTCCCGGTGCAGGCCGCCGCCGGTGCGCTGGCCACGGAGATGATCCGGGTGAACCACTACGGGCGGGCCGCGGACCGGGCGGTGGTTCTGGGCTCGCTGGCGGCACTGGCGGCCGGTCTGCGGACGCTGGGCATGGAGGTCGACGAGGACGCGGCCTCCGGTGCGGCCGGTGCGGCCTGGGACGAGGTCGTCGCGGCCTGAGCCAGGCGGTAGTCAGGCGGCTCCGCCGCCCCAGCGGACGTTCCCACGGCTCCTGGACGCCCCTCGACAGGAGGGCAGAGGTGTGGTCTGTTTCACGTGAAACAGACCACACCTTTTTTGTGGCCCGCGCCGAGTGAGCCGGCGCCGTCTTGTCCTCGGCCCCGCCTCTCGCCCCCGGCCCTCGGCCCATGCACGCCCAACCCCGCCTCCTCCGCCTCCTCCTCCGTCTTTCCGCCTCCGCGTGGTGATCCGCACGCATGTTTCAACGGCCTCGTAGAATCGGAACGCTCGGCCCGGTTGTTCCCCGGGTGTGGAACGCGGAGGAGCAAGGTGGTCTCAGGAGGCGTGTGGAGGGCGGACGGCCAGGTGGTGGCCGCTCGCGCGGATGCCCGGCGGAATCGTGCGCTGGTGCTCCAGGCAGCCCGATCCGCCTTCGAGGAACGGGGGTTGGGGGTACCGCTCGATGAGATCGCCCGGCGCGCGGGCGTCGGTGCGGGGACCGTCTACCGCCATTTCCCGTCCAAGGAAGCCTTGTTCAGGGAGGCGGTCCGGGAGCGGTTGCGGCTGCTGGCCGACACGGCGGGGGACTTGGCCGAGGCGGACGATCCCGGTGGGGTGTTCTTCCGCTTCCTGGCGTCGGTGGTGCGGCTGGCCGCCCCGAACCGGGGTCTGTGCGAGGCGCTGGAGGCGGCCGGGGAGAGCGGCCGGACACCGGCGGACGGTGAGCCGGCCGGCCCTGACCTGGAGTTTCTGGTGGCCCTCGGGGTCCTGCTGGCCAGGGCCCAACAGGCGGGAGCGGTAAGGACGGACGTCGATCTGGACGATGTCCGCACGCTGCTGACCGGGTGTCTGGTGATGGAGCGCCGGCGGTCGGTCGGGCGGGTCGCCGCAGCGGCGGACGCCGGGCCCGGAGCCGTACCGGTGGGCCGGATGTCGACGCTGATGCTCGACGGGCTCCGCGCCGACCGGGCCGTGACGAAACTGCCGGTCGAGGCGCCGGTTCGTAACGAAACCCGGTGCCGGGTGTGCGGTGCGGCGCTCGCGGCGGCGCGCACCGGGCGGCCCGCGCGGTACTGCGGCGGGGCCTGCCGGCAGAAGGCCCACCGGGCACGCCGTACCGCTCCCCCGGACCGCCGCTGACCGCGGCCGCCGCTCCACGGCGAGCAGTCCGGCCTGTCAGAGCAGGCGCTTGAAGCCCAGGTGGGACGCCTCGAAGCCGAGGCGCTCGTAGAAGCGGTGCGCGTCGACGCGGGTGACGTCGGAGGTGAGCTGGACGAGCCCGCAGCCGAGCCGCCGGGACTCCGCGACCGCCCACTCGATCAGCTCGGCGCCCAGGCCGGCGCCGCGCTCGTCGGCCTGGACCCGTACCGCTTCGATGATCGAGCGGGTGGCGCCGCGCCGGGAGAGGCCGGGGACCACGGTGAGCTGGAGCGTGCCGACCACGCGGCCGTCCCGTGTGGCGACGGTCAGATGCTGGTGGGGATCGGCGTCCAGGACGGCGAACGCGGCGCGGTAGGGCGCCAGGTCGTCGGGGGATTCGCGGGTGGCGCCCAGGGGGTCGTCGGCCAGCATCGCGACGATGGCGGGAAGGTCGGCCTCGGTGGCGCGCCGTATCTCAAGATCGCTCATGGGCCGGACCCTATGCCCGGTTTCCGGGCCGGCCCAGGGGTATCGGGCAGTCTGTCCGACCGCCCGAGGGGATTGTGGCGGTCCGTCCCGTTACGCGGAGGCGCCCAGCGTCTCGACCGCCGTCACCAGCGGTGCCAGTTCGGGTCGCTGCGCGGCGTCCTGGAGTGCCTCGCGCAGCGCGGTGTCGTGGGTGGGCCGGGCCTCTTCGAGGAGGCGCAGGCCGTCGGGCGTGACGTCGGTGTAGATGCCGCGCCGGTCGTCGGGGCACAGGTAGCGGGCGAGCAGCCCGCGCTCCTCCAGCCGGGTCACCAGGCGGGTGGTGGCGCTCTGGCTGAGCACGACCGAGTCGGCGACCTGGTGCATCCGGAGATGGCCGCCCGGCCCGTCGTGCTGCTCGCTGAGCACGTTGATGACGGAGAACTCCCGGACGCTGAGGCCGTGCCGGGCCTGGAGGGCGCGCTCGATGTGCGACTCGATGCGGCCGTGCAGCGCGGACAGGGCGCACCAGCCCTGGGCGAGGCCGCCGGGAGCCGCCTCCTGCGTCGTGGCCGTCTCCCGCGTGCGCTGCGTCATCGCAGACCTCCTCATGCGTCGTGGGACCAGGATAGGGCACATCCGAAATAGCCCGCGCTTGCAAGTAAAGAGCGTCTGCAATTATTGTGGACGCCGGTTAAGGACGGATGCAAGAAATCAACGGGAAGGATCCGCCATGCCTCTCGCTCTCCTGGCGCTCGCCATCGGGGCCTTCGGAATCGGGACGACCGAGTTCGCGGTCATGGGCCTGCTGCCCGACATGGCGGCCGACTTCGGCGTCTCCATTCCGCTCGCCGGCTACGCCACCACCGTCTACGCCCTCGGCGTGGTGGTCGGCGCGCCCCTGATGACGGTGCTCGGCACCCGCTTCACCCGGAAGCAGATGCTGATGCTGCTGATGGGCCTGTTCATCGTGGGCAATCTGCTCACCGGTCTGGCGCCCACCTTCGGGCTGGTGCTCGCCGGCCGGGTGGTCGCGGCGTTCACGCACGGCGCGTTCTTCGGCATCGGCTCGCTGGTGGCCGCCGACCTCGTGGCCCCGGAGAAGCGGGCCGGCGCGATCTCGCTGATGTTCAGCGGCCTGACCGTGGCCACCGTCGTGGGCGTACCGGGCGGCACCCTGCTCAGCCAGCAGTTCGGCTGGCGTACCACCTTCTACGCGATCGTCGCGCTCGGCGTGCTGGGGCTGCTCGGCGTCGTCAAGCTGGTCCCGGCGCAGCGGGCCAAGGCGGCCGCCCGGATCGGCAGCGAGCTGGCGGTGTTCCGCAATCCGCAGGTCGGTCTGGCGATGCTGATGACCGTCCTCGGCTTCGGCGGGGTCTTCGCGGCCGTCACCTACCTCGCCTCGATGATGACCGAGGTCACCGGCTTCGCGTCGTCCTCCGTCATCTGGCTGACCGCGGTCTTCGGCCTCGGGATGGTCGGCGGGAACCTGTTCTCCGGACGCTTCACCGACCGCGCCATGATGCCGATGCTGTACGCGTCCCTCACCGGGCTGGCGGTGGTGCTGGCGGCGTTCACCTACACCGCGCACCACAAGATCGCGGCGATCGTCACCATCGGGCTGATCGGCTTCTTCGGCTTCGCGACCGTGCCGCCGCTGCAGAAGCGGGTGCTCGACCACGCGGCCGCCGCGCCCACGCTGGCCTCGGCCGGCAACATCGCGGCCTTCAACTTCGGCAACGCGCTGGCCGCTTGGCTCGGCGGCCTGGTGATCTCGGCCGGGATGGGCCTGACCGCGCCGAACTGGGTGGGCGCGCTGATGACCGTGGCGGCGCTGGGCGTTGCGGTGCTGGCCTCCTTCCTGGAGCGCCGGCGGCCGGGCCGTGGCCAGGTGGTGGCCGCCGGCGGTCCGGTCGTGGCGACCGAAACGCATGTTCCGGCGGCTCGGAGCTGAGCGTTCCGGATGTCCGCCCCCGGTGGGCCGCACGTGGCCGGCCCGCCACCGGGACCCCTCAGGACGGGGCGCCCGCCCGCTCCCGTCCCCCGGCCGACCGTGCCCCCCGCGGTCGGCCGCCGCGGCGGGTCCGCCCCCAGGGCTTGAGGACGGAGAGCGCGGTGAGGAAGAGGTAGAGCGCGGAGGAGACCGCCGGTGCGGCGAGGAGGCCGGGATCGGATGCCGGGCGGCCGGTGGCGGCCGCCGCGGCGAGTCCGGCGACACCGGGACGGAGCGCGCACACCGTCAGGGCCACGGCCGCGAGGGTCAGCCAGAACTTGGTGACGATCCAACGGTGACGGGCCAGCCCCCAGTGGGTACCGAGGGAGAGCACGACACCGCTGGCCAGTGAGGCCAGCGCCACCGGCAGCACCAGGAAGTCCGTGAGGACCCGCATCGCCCGGTAGGCGCCCGCTGCGGCCGCCGCCGAACGGGCGGTGAAGCCGGTGATTCCCAGGGCCAGGAGTCCGGTGCTGAGCCCCAGCCAGCCGACGGACACGGCGACATGGGCGACGAGGAGGGCCCGGCGGACGGGCCGGCTGAGCGGCATCCCTCCACGGTGGCGGGCGGAGCGCCGCGCGCCATCTGGCGACGGGAGTATCCGCGCGTACGCGACGGCGAGTACGGCCCACCGACCCGGCCCGCCCGTACAGCGGGCACGCCCTAGGCTCACCCCATGAGCAAGCTGCATCTGTTCGACATGGACGGAACCCTGCTCCACGGCTCCGCGGCCGCCGTCGAGATCTCCCGGCAGCTGGGGCTGGACCGGGAGATCGCGGAGCTGGAGCGGGCGTTCGCCGCCGGGGCGCTGACCCCGGCGGGCTTCGCACAGCAAGCCTGCGCGCTGTGGGCCGCGGACCTGACCGAGGCTCAGGTGGCGGCGGCCTTCGAGAGCGCGCCCTGGCTGACCGGTATTCGGGAGGTATGGGCCGATATCCGAGCCCGCGGCGAACGGTGTGCGGTGATTTCCCTTTCGCCGGGATTCTTCGTCGAACGGCTGCTGGAGTGGGGCGTCGACACCGCGCACGGTTCCCGGTGGCCCGCGGTGCCCATCCGGGAGCCGCTGGAACCGGCCGGCATCCTCTCGTCGTCGGCGAAGGTACGGATCACGGACGCGCTCTGTACGCGGTACGGGCTGACCTGGGACGACTGCGTGGCGTACGGCGACTCGATGTCGGACTCCGAACTCTTCGCGGTGGTACCGGAGTCGGTGGCGGTGAATGCGGATCACCATGTCAGCGGGCTGGCCACATACGCGTATTCAGGGCGTGATCTGCGTGAGGCATACGAACTGGTGCGTACCGGCGAGTAATTCGGTGGACCAGCTGTTTTCCGCGGTGGATTCGTCCGCTGTGCGCCCGGAATTTGCCGTCTGTGGGAAGGGTCACGGTTATTGGCGGGAGCGCGCCGAGTGTTCCATGATCGGGGCTTGTGGTTTCAACTACTCCCGGTAAGGTCGAGTCCGGCTTGGCGGGGAGAGGGACTCCGCGGGCGCGCGGACAGCTGGGGCGAAGCTCGGCAGCTTAGCGGGAAGCGGCCCCGGGCGCCCGGACTTCCGGCATTTTGTCCGGTGCGGTGGGGCGGGTGGCATGCTGACGGAACGGCATCTGCGCCATCTGCCATAAGGAAGTGAGAGGTGTCCGCTTTAAGGGATGTTGCCGGGATCGCTTGCGTCGATTAAGAATCCCGGGCAGGGCGGGGGAATTCCGGGCAGTTCCGGTCGACGGAACGCCACAGGTAACCGAAAGACGTTCGAGGCGAGGCAGACCATGGACGCTCCGACCACCACGTCGGC
Proteins encoded in this region:
- a CDS encoding MarR family winged helix-turn-helix transcriptional regulator gives rise to the protein MTQRTRETATTQEAAPGGLAQGWCALSALHGRIESHIERALQARHGLSVREFSVINVLSEQHDGPGGHLRMHQVADSVVLSQSATTRLVTRLEERGLLARYLCPDDRRGIYTDVTPDGLRLLEEARPTHDTALREALQDAAQRPELAPLVTAVETLGASA
- a CDS encoding MerR family transcriptional regulator; this encodes MDDDGELLGIGAFARRVGLTPSALRFYDDCGVLRPDRVDAVTGYRRYGVGQVARAVRLRQLRSAGLPLVDVETVLDGPEEAARDVLRAHLERTRRTADEARAVVEGLLREASGRPVEHGATARARVGGPELASAVRQVGPAAAGAMAREFPVLGCVLLELTEGKVRLVATDRYRLAVRVLRPEVFEGGPRRALISADAARRMAEWAVRQPAVEVEWGAAADASGAIRVRLRSGADRRDAEGVGVVVGEPGEFPDYQLMLTGLADTRRRVIVDRVALRDAVTDRGGAVVSLAIPAEAEDAAAASDASLEVSGGEAAPVRLRAVRTGPGLRIAFDPAVLVPALEAGVGPDVLLEIAAPDQPVVVRSADQGSFTTVVMPVRGS
- a CDS encoding GNAT family N-acetyltransferase, with protein sequence MSDLEIRRATEADLPAIVAMLADDPLGATRESPDDLAPYRAAFAVLDADPHQHLTVATRDGRVVGTLQLTVVPGLSRRGATRSIIEAVRVQADERGAGLGAELIEWAVAESRRLGCGLVQLTSDVTRVDAHRFYERLGFEASHLGFKRLL
- a CDS encoding serine hydrolase, whose amino-acid sequence is MPQTRRALLRRLAVAQAEGRAPSMMGAVVRGGRVVWTGARGGVDGEVPHGDVQYRVGSLTKNFVAVLVLRLRDEGLLRLDDPIGKHLKDVPVPEATVHQLLSHSAGLAAESRGPWWERTDGTLRPEPADLFGERPRLHPAGRRHHYSNPGFAVLGALVERLRDGLAWGEVLRREVLEPLGMARTTLRPQTPHAEGWAVHPWADVVLPEPAHDTGLMGPAGQLWSTTEDLCRWAAFLLRGDERVLSAESLAEMRTPAVPPEGDGWDAGYGLGTQLIWRNGRRLAGHTGSMPGFLAVLWVDPQEDTAALALANCTSGVPIATVGADFLKIVASHEPRIPEPWRPLPGAVDEELLALTGPWYWGANPFALRLTGARGLELVTLSGGGRTSRFRAETDGTWTGLDGYYAGETLRVGRAPDGTATHLDLGTFVFTRGPYEPSEPVPGGVDPEGWRGV
- a CDS encoding TetR/AcrR family transcriptional regulator — encoded protein: MLQAARSAFEERGLGVPLDEIARRAGVGAGTVYRHFPSKEALFREAVRERLRLLADTAGDLAEADDPGGVFFRFLASVVRLAAPNRGLCEALEAAGESGRTPADGEPAGPDLEFLVALGVLLARAQQAGAVRTDVDLDDVRTLLTGCLVMERRRSVGRVAAAADAGPGAVPVGRMSTLMLDGLRADRAVTKLPVEAPVRNETRCRVCGAALAAARTGRPARYCGGACRQKAHRARRTAPPDRR
- a CDS encoding DUF2269 domain-containing protein — encoded protein: MPLSRPVRRALLVAHVAVSVGWLGLSTGLLALGITGFTARSAAAAAGAYRAMRVLTDFLVLPVALASLASGVVLSLGTHWGLARHRWIVTKFWLTLAAVALTVCALRPGVAGLAAAAATGRPASDPGLLAAPAVSSALYLFLTALSVLKPWGRTRRGGRPRGARSAGGRERAGAPS
- a CDS encoding HAD family phosphatase → MSKLHLFDMDGTLLHGSAAAVEISRQLGLDREIAELERAFAAGALTPAGFAQQACALWAADLTEAQVAAAFESAPWLTGIREVWADIRARGERCAVISLSPGFFVERLLEWGVDTAHGSRWPAVPIREPLEPAGILSSSAKVRITDALCTRYGLTWDDCVAYGDSMSDSELFAVVPESVAVNADHHVSGLATYAYSGRDLREAYELVRTGE
- a CDS encoding MFS transporter, producing MPLALLALAIGAFGIGTTEFAVMGLLPDMAADFGVSIPLAGYATTVYALGVVVGAPLMTVLGTRFTRKQMLMLLMGLFIVGNLLTGLAPTFGLVLAGRVVAAFTHGAFFGIGSLVAADLVAPEKRAGAISLMFSGLTVATVVGVPGGTLLSQQFGWRTTFYAIVALGVLGLLGVVKLVPAQRAKAAARIGSELAVFRNPQVGLAMLMTVLGFGGVFAAVTYLASMMTEVTGFASSSVIWLTAVFGLGMVGGNLFSGRFTDRAMMPMLYASLTGLAVVLAAFTYTAHHKIAAIVTIGLIGFFGFATVPPLQKRVLDHAAAAPTLASAGNIAAFNFGNALAAWLGGLVISAGMGLTAPNWVGALMTVAALGVAVLASFLERRRPGRGQVVAAGGPVVATETHVPAARS
- a CDS encoding alanine--glyoxylate aminotransferase family protein, which codes for MTANADTPVLLDLPPLDAARFARIEDKVAALMRTRCDVVTMQGEALLPLEACIRSAVRPGSTALNIITGPYGETFGGWLRSCGAEVVTISAPFTGAVTPEQVADALREHPEIDFVSLVHAEAATGNTNPVAEIGAVVREHGALLMLDAVASVGAEPLLTDGWGVDLCVIGGQKALAGPAGVSVVSVSARAWERIAANEQAPRRSYLSLLDWKERWIDAGRTALPHAPAQLEMLALEQAVDRIEVEGLDVVIARHRAAAAAVRAGVAALGGPVPYVVRDRHAAPAATTLRTPAGVDAREVVSAALAADGAVPVQAAAGALATEMIRVNHYGRAADRAVVLGSLAALAAGLRTLGMEVDEDAASGAAGAAWDEVVAA